The DNA sequence CAGAAATTCTCAAATTAAGATGTCCCcccttgataagcaaaacgacccacGAAAACAAGTCCAGTTTCCAGACAAAAAACATCAAAcctaagtgattttgtgcaataaacaaccccattggcagatttttttgcttgttttatgcacaaaatcacttaaacttGATACTCCTGGTCCAAAAACCAGATTCACCTTCCTGGGCCgttttactcatcaagaaaaagcatcccaatccaagaattgtaaatatttttactgaaaacaagtaaaaaatactaagaatttttttcttgaaaataattttttgcagtgtagtcctaatataaaccctgtctgggaaaccgcccctaagagACTAAAAAATGCTcctttacaagaaaacatgtcagacgcattTAAGAccggagtatagtctgtttttaaatgcacgtgAATGTACATAAATCATAATAGACATTTTATTTCTACTTAAATTCAAGGATGATTCTGCATCCTATCATTTCAATTTTCGTTTCAGAATTCTCTGTCATGATTGTTCTGGTCCATTTTGTCAGTCttgaacatacagtacataaaatattttatgtaaaccttgaaGCAACTGGAATTCTTAAAAGATCTGTGAAAATACTAAAATCATGCATTTTAttcttaaagggcacctattatgcaaaatccacttttacaaagtgtttggatattaatgtgtgttggcagtttGTAAACACAACCACTTCACAATGAAAAACACCAACTCCTTTTTAAATCCCCATTAataacatgctgttttgattctcttatcaatgtgaggtcacactgataaagctccgcccacagccactgactgacagtcaCGCATTATCATAGTTTCCACCATCATCGGGTTAGGTAGTATTGtcttcacaggaatcagatctattttaactaaaagcgctcacactgcaaaaaattatttaagaaaaaaaagcattttcttagtatttttgtcttgttttcagtaaaaatatcaaaaaaaaatttttttgatgagcaaaatgacacaagaaaataagtctagtttttagaccaaaaatatcaaatttaagtgattttgtgcattcaagcaaattttttttacatctttcCTAAAcagtaaattcaagaaaaattcaagaaaagtttgcttaccccattggcagatttttttgcttgttttatgcacaaaatcacttacatttgatattttaaagcatcttaattgaagaatttttagatatttttactataaacaagacaaaaatactaagaaaatgttttcttgaaaatcattttttgcagtgctgtCTTTTGGTAAAGGACTGAGGAGCTcttgctcatttgcatttaaaggaacagacACGAAAATagctataacaaatgatctatggggtattttgaacTGAAACTGCACAGACACATTCTGAGCACACCTGAGACTTGTTCAAATAGACGTAATAGGTGTCCTTTAAAAGACAACTGCATTGAATGTACCTGAAATTCAAGAAATGGCTCTTGTAAAATACTGGCTCGCCTCATTCCCAAAACTAAGTGTGCTGCCTACAGCATGCATTACAGGTTCAAAGGCTACGATCACTGTGGAGTTACCGTCCGACACTCCTGAATCTTGGCAGAAAGTAAAGATATGGATTTGTGAGGCTTGCAAACCCACTGAAGTGGAATAAATATTTGTGCATTGCTTTATATGAATCTCTACGTTTTAGATGGTAAATGAAACTTTCTATTATAAAACTACGTTTTAAACTGTGCAGGTACACTTGGACGAATCGAAAATCTAATTTCACTAAAGCATGATTAAATGCAAAGTGCATTAAATTGATAAAAGAGTCTAATTTAGGTTTAAAAGGGTGATAATATCTCTAAAGTGTTGCTGGTGTTATTTCAACGTTTTTAGCGCTTTGCTCAAGTTGTTGTAAAACTCCACCATACTACTGGGGAAAAACGAATCAACAACCGAGCGAGGGAGCAAACCTCCAAGATCAGTCTGAAAGAAACTAAACAGCTGGGTTTTGCCAGGTTCCCTGAAGAGAGGAAAAAGTGCTCAGTTACAGAGGAAATATTGTAATGAAACATTGACATGATTTTGCTGCCATCTGCTGTCTGATCAAAGATCTTCTCTCACTGATGCTTTCTGACAAAACTTACCCAGGAACTGGAACACAAAAACAGCCACACGGGTGATTGAAGCCTCTGACGTAGCCCGGCTGCGGAGGACAGTTGGGATGGCTTACGTTTGTAGCTGCCAAACAATGAAAATGCGATTATTAATAAGCAGATTTCCTTTTCTTTCCATAATGATTTCATCCATACTAATCCAGTCTTATGagtttgcatttttgtaatttaataagagtacattttcaaaattaaattatatataaaccacctagtacatattttaataattacgtttctataaaaacaaatatttcactttaaacaactTCAAGGGCTCGCCTTTTTATCTCCTTTACAGTCATAGCATTTGATGAAACTGTGCCATCTTCATAGCGTTTGATAGAAACGACATCAACAAAGTCTCGAGGTGATATAATGCCCATAGCAGCCGACGGCGTGACAGTTCGACAGATCCTAACATCCtaagaaataaaaaagagaAGGATTTAGTAGCGCACTGTGTACTAAATAATGGATTGCGTACTAAATAACGCGTTGTGTATTAAATGATGCATTATATAGTAAATAGGGTTGCAAAGGGCGGAAACTTTTCATGGGAACTTAATCTGGGAAATGACtggaaatattccaaattggaaacttaacaggaattatttggaaattttgGGAAATGTGACTGAGGAATGTGCAGGGTAGAAATTCAACTGAAATTGCATAAAATCCTATTAGTTTAAAAACTACATTTAAGTTCCCTGTTATAGACAACTCTACAATGTTGTCAAATTCTCAGTTTATTCCCGTTAATGCCAATATATTCCCATTGAAAATTTCCAGCCTTaccgtgggtttacaccagccacgtttgaggcgtcaaaatcgcatctAGTTTGACCATTGAATGCATTTGCGTGtttagagcgaagtagacgcgcggaaaaagcaagcatttaacgcgcgtcagaggcgaaatcggcttctcgtgggaggggcaagtgctctgccgttgtctgtttgcaagatggctgattcTGAtcgtgcatttatcgagagagctaccggtttgtatttggtcaccttactatagggggaaaatagttTGAAAAAAATGGCGAGAATGCCGCAGGTCGATAAACGttacgtgactcaaaagtgaaatgtgtatttacaacttaccaggttgcccaatgtcctcactgacctCTCTTCCAAACGAGGttctttttattcctgtctctatagaaataagaacttttgtcgtatagctccgggtcaCTGCTAACGGTCAATATtaagcgttccttcatgttaAATTAGTGACTCCGGGCTGCCACAGCAGCAGGAAGCTGGCTCCTGATtgcagggctcgaaattgcgaccattttggtcgcatatgcgaccgaaatttaatctgtgcgaccttaaaatatatttgggagcatttgtgcgactgcccattttgttgtgacgcgagttgattgtgatcctgcgtgctggcgctgtcccaggttcagtgttctctccaatgacacataaccaatcaaatttcaccattaagttcttgcatttaatgaagaccgcagattggctaatatgagcgtcagtcattccttgttgccgtgaagcgcggaaatgtgaaaagacgaacgcgtcgcgagcatgacgagagcaCGCCGATTgcagccaaggttattactgtattttttgacgacgatccggattcaaatgtaactccaccaccggaaaatacgagttgacgttaaacctttcagagagagtggcttaaagatttcgagtgtctccgctatgaaaatgtaacttactgtgtttactgtagatcctgtaaaacggcgttaatggcggaatcaaaacattttaagcgcaagacgtaccttgcttaaacatggcgaaagtgccaaaaacacaagacgtgtcatgacaaatgtgtttataattgatggagacaccgagctgtctgtcaaagtgtgtttgatggtgtatgtgcgcatgcgctggtgaatggacattcgacaaacatccttgtggtccatgttgctgtggaatacgacaatgctgatggtatgtttttgttgtttttttaaaacattgcctatttggtagtaaaagcatcctggtaatgcagttatcaataccaatatatattagccttctatattagggtcacttttgtaatgtgcagttgggtattaatttaggaatttatgcagcaaaaaataaaataaaataaaatagaagaccaacttttaaatgctggccataggacgtgtaaagcccggtggtggtgttttatttttaataaaataaatctattaacatttacattgtagttgtggtgctttttaatttttggatggatgcgcctaaatttttgctggtgctcctaactctttaaagttgggagcaccagtgctaccaaataaaaaagttaattttgagccctgtgattggttaacgcgcctCGAAAATCCGCCAAATTTCAGGCACCAGACGCAAATCCGCgtgaaacgcaaaatgcacaaaaagcaccatttgcaCGTACCGCGCTAGACGCGACTGAtttcaatgtgaagacacgttgacgcacgtctggaggtctcgtggcgcgaatgaggcgcGGCAGACGTGATTCGGCCACATTCGCGCcacaagacctccagacgcgcgtcaacgtgtcttcacattgaaaTCAGTCGCGTTTGACGCCTTTATcgcagctggtgtaaacgcagcattaaaggggacatatgatgaaaatctgacttttttcatgtttaagttctataattgggtccccagtgcttctatcaacctagaaaatgtaaaatccagtaacttagttttggtaaaccattctctgcaagcatgtgaaaaaattattgaaatttgactccccttatgatgtcaaaaggggatcttattataataatactgccccttattctgcactatccaaccacagcactgtctTTTAgtgaaaagagaaagaaaaacatttttttgtgaaatgtcccctttaaaaattcccacaatttTGCAACCCTAATACTAAATCCCCATAATACAAAGGTGActtaaaaacaagtaaaaacaaGTAAACTGGAAAGCAAAATTATTAACAATAAATCTAAAGTAAGAATAGTGAATTGAAACGATTGAAGAGGGAACTGGGAATAAACTTATTTCTTATGAGTTGTGTGTGAGTTTACAGTATCTTACCGCAGACACCTGCTCAACTAGCTCAAACTTTTTAAGATTACTGTCCCATTTTACACGAAAGCCATTGATTTCGGGTTTCAAGCAGTCCCAAACTTTCTCCGGACTGGCATTGACAATCCCTTCTCCCTTATACCTGTGACACATAGAGAAAAACACTCAATATACAAATGCATGCTGGACAAAGGTCAGGGTCACTTATCTTGTTTGCACTGCCTGCAGTGTGTAAATATTTGggaaataacatatatatgtataaaacGTCTATAGAATAAAATATATGGCATAAACTAAGACACAAATAAAGATGACTGAATCAAAAAGTGTCCTAGTAGAAAAAAATCGCATGACAAAAGCATATCACGGCATGATGACATTTACAATAAGTGTATTCATTTACAAACTTACACGTATCCTGAAAATTCACAGGAAGGTCTCCAACACACCACAACGTCATtctgaaaaataataatataaaaaaatacaagtaaaaagtatgtgtatgttatattataaatctttatgGAGTTGCATTCAATACTTACAGTTTTCTTGCATATTTTCCATCCCGATTCGTCTTTTCTGTAGCACAAGAGACGATCTTCGACTGATCTGGCAGTGTTTATATAATCCATGGCGGTTAAAGaaatacaatttaatatttatttgaccCCTAACAGCATATGTAGTCAAGCTTTATCGCGCGCGATTGGCTGTAACCTTTCACACATAAAGGTTAAAATGAAATCGATTATCATCGATACGTTAATGCGTCTAATTTGACATAAAGTAAGGATGAAAAGAGTTTGTTGCGGATGAAATGTGTCCAGTTCATTCATTAGTTAAAGATGATGAGTTAACAGTTAACAAACCATCGTGACCTACAGGCGACGACACTAAATTATAGATACCGTATTGAAGTAAAGTACACGACACCTCGGTTATCTACACGCGATCAAAACGGGTTTAAAAACATTTAGTCAATGTGTCGTCGGATagtttaaaagaaataaaaatcagCAAAAGATCACTTCCTGACTATGTAACGTGTCAGAAAAAtggtgcattctgggaaatgtagTCTATACGATTACTGAAAGGTTCGTTTCATATCTATGGTTTCATATTACGACGTGGCATAGCTGATAAAATATTagataataattatttttttaaagatagaaATCGTCAACAATTAAAagtaagtaaaaatattttggtgaatatatttatatattttcagtTGTTAAATAATGATGTTGTTGCTATCCACATGACTGTATATACTATAGTAGTAAATTATAGTTTATTATATTCTGTAATATTACCTAAAGTAAATTGATGAACTGTAATAAACATTGTGCTAAACTTTAAagtggacatttcacaagactgtTACATGCCTGAATCGAAGTGAACTtctggtctggctagtggctaatcTGATATTTGAAACAAAATACcgtgttttggtttgctaaagacaagctcatatggcaaaaaattctgtctaaaaatgttttaaatatatgctaaatatatttttgaatttgaaaatatatgttgatatgaaggttaaggggacatatcatgaaaatctgacttttttttatgtttaagtgctataattgggtccccagagcttttatcaacctagaaaatgtaaaaaagatcttagttttggtaaaccattctctgcaagcatgtgacaAAATAGgctattgaaatttggctccccttgtgatgtcagaaggggataataccgccccttaatctgtactatccaaccacagcactgcaattAAGTGAatagatcagctcatttgcatttaaaagaacacacccaaaatcggcacatttttgctcacacctacaaagtggcaattttaaaatgtatttgagctagaacttcacatacgtagtctggggacatcaaagatttatttgacatcctaaaaagtcttgtgaaatctctcctttaaaagaaaatatatttcaaaatgtacaattctaattttacaacccaaaTGGCAAGAAATGTATTCTTggccaaaatattttttcaatatatGCCAAATACAATCagattttataaagtatatttttaaggttgaaaatatatttaattttaaaggcggggtgcgtgatttttgaaaaacgctttggaaaagggccgactaccaaaacacacttgtagccaatcagcagtatgGGGCGTGTCTAATAACCGACATGgatgcctgggttgcgtatgtttggggcgggtctatcaaagaAGGTCCAgtttctattggggtaggggcgtgtttgtttagatgaatttaaatgtcaacattggctttcagagatcatgcaccctgcctttaaccttctcaaaaatgttatgtttacaggtttgtaagcTAAAAGTTTTTCTTCTAATGTATTTTTtcttgctttaaaatatatttatttttaaaatgtattttaaaatataaaaaaaatggccAACATATTattgttaaacatttcatttcagcaaatatattttagcatattttgaaacatatttaaaaatatgaaaagtttggttctaAAATTAGATAAcctctgtttttaaaaaaaatcagattgtgcattccaattaatattaataaaactgcagttggtttgttttgatttgagCCTTCATAACTaataaaatacagctaagtagcacaataaaaccatgataacaaacatgttttgacaaaaatgttaaaaacgaagttatctcgttttggaaccaaactcttcatatattttaaaacatattttttgccatatggggaGGGTAACGTTAGACGACAAGCGTGGATCACAACTGTGCGGAGAAGTCTGATTCACTGATTAATtcttaaatgtttacatttattccTGTGCATGGGCTGCTAACGGCGTTGTGTTGAATGCTGGGGTGTACAAATGTCCAAACACTTTTTGCTATATTGAATTTAATGGAATACATGCAAAGTACACTTGTGCAGTTTGGTCATATTGGTGTGCTTCACAAGGCAAAACAACAATATCCATATGATAAAACCTTATACATGTATGAATGGCTCTGTTTTATAATCTAGTGTGCTGCCTGCATCCTAAAATGTAACCTCATTACTGGATTTGAAACTCACTACATAGTCGGCAACATATACTGTAGTGCTCCTCATATGAAGCAAGTGGAGTGTACTCGCATTTTGTTTCAACATGTTTTACCGTTTACATGTTTAAAATCGATTGTGTGTTTACTGTTTACAATCTGCATTTTCTTGAACTCCAGTACACACTGGCAgcctaaggggccagtcacaccaaaagcgctttaaacgctcgcaaacgcaaggcgcgacgcactgccctttttaaaaaaagagcagtgcgacgcggcttttcatattgctaagcaaccaccgagtcagctgtcttgtcaatcaaatattgaggtgtgagcgctcttttgctgttaactgtcatattagcagaaactttaaaaagaggatgcttgctctgaccttgtttgagggtgagaggtgcacaaacacgcaggagagagtgagcgagtggagtccggttcttcaaagcaactgtaaacttccctcacctcAACGTAAgacccgcctctcccctcattcgattggacaatgcaaagaagcgaatgacgtcgggcgcttctccgctctcagcgctccttcaaaaacacgtgcgcggcaggcggcaaaaaaccgcaaaGCGCTCGGCgagcataaacagcgcgcaaacgcgccatgcccatagaatatcattcaaaaaaggcgcctgcaactgccataaacgcttttggtgtgactggcccccaAGATTGTGGAACAGAGCCATACTCTTTTTTTTAGCtataaataatactttaaacatTTGAGCAGACAAGATCATTCGAACTAGCCGCATTCACTGTAATGCGGTTTTTGGATTTCTTTTTTGGCCATCTTTGTGCTGGGCTTCAGGTACTTCTCTTTATTGTGAATGATTTGGATGTACTGATCCGTGCTGCTGTTCTGCGGGTCGCTGCTGGATGCGAGCGATGCCGAATCGGACTCTGTCAGCGATGGTTCCACTTTATGCTTGGCCTTGGACTTGACGTGCGGTTCCCTGTGCCTGTGTGCCGACTCCGGACCTCGGATGTTTGTTTGAGAGCAAAGGTGAGAGCTGTCGTCGACCCAGTCGTCCTCATCTTCTTCATCGGCATATAAACCCTGCTCCATGGAGACCTGGCTGCCTACCGTATCACCAATGTAGAACCTCGCGGTCTGGTGTAGGTCGGACAGTGACCGCGGACGTTGTGACTGTCTGATGGATCCTCTTCTCGTGCTGGTGCTCTTaggatcttcttcctcctcgTCTTCTTCACTTAGGTGTGGCTGGTGGCTACGGTGAGGGGTACGAGGAATGTAACACTTGACGTTGCGTGGGTACAGCTCTACGATCTCTGTCAGTTCATCGGCTAGGCGGTAATGTCTTGGCAAGCGCACGGTTGAGCGCATCTTCTTTCGAGCTTCATGTTCGTTGACGATGACGTAGCGCGTGGTATGAGCCCGCCGGCCCACGTAGCTCGGTGTCGCGATTATGCTGGGCTCTGCGTGCATGGGTCGGAGGGTCTTCCGTAACAGCGGATCCGAGTGGATGCTCTCTCCGTGCCTGGGGGTGTAGGCCATGTGGTGATAGGATTTCGATCGACCGGGACCACTGCTGCTACCCAAGTACCCAGCGTGCCTGGATATAGAAGAATATGATATGTTTACGCATATTAAGTCGGAAAAAGACACTTTATGATTCAGCTTGAATGTTTGTGCAATTTTGCAAAGTGCATTGCAGTTTATGAAATGGGTGTCAGGTCAGATGTTAGAAGTTAGAAATTTACTCTCAAAATGCAAGCACTCTTTTCTTTTCCCTCATCTGAAATTATGGCATGGCGTAAAGAAATGGATAAAAGATTTGGTATCTTAATAATTCTCATTGCTAATTTTTAAAACATAGCAGATTTGATcaataaatacagtaaatgGGTTGTGAATGGAtctttttacagtaagttgacCTGAAACAAAAATGTGTACAAATTCCATGAAAATACCAAACCTGATGGGTATGTACTCCACCCGTCGTACTTGTCTTTGTGGAACTGAGGGGCTGCTGTACATTCTGAAAGCACTACACAGGCAAAAATGAAGGGCAGTGATACCTTATGAACTGCAGATGTGTGGGACAGCCAGCAGCAATGCACTGAAATTTAAAGCTTTAATACCACCGGGCACCACAGACCTATTGGATGCGTGCTCCGCTTTGTGCTTCTGTCTCACGGGGGCGGAGGAGCTCCGCGCCGCACCGGCTGCTCTGGAGACGTCGGGCCGTGATGCCGATTGGGTTATGGTACGGATGCTGTTGCCCTGGCGGATGGGAGATTCGAAGTTGACCACATTCCCGTTGGGCCGTTGGGGGGAAGTGGATCGAGCGGAGGACTCCATGCTTGTGATGTCACTTTCCTGCTCTGGCTTTTTATCGGCACCCTCGGGTGCCTGAAGGCGCGCTGCAAATCACACACCGGACGTTCAGACACGTGGTGACAAGCTTATATTGCCTTGTGACGTTATCCCATAaggcaaaaaaatacatttatctggccaaaatataaaagtttgcataAAAGGTATAACGTAGAAATATAAGTATGTACACTCACcttaaggattattaggaacaccatactaatactgtatttgaccccctttcaccttcagaactgctttaattttacgtggcattgattcaacaaggtgctgaaagcattctttggctcatattgataggatagcatcttgcagttgatggagatttgtgggatgcacatccagggcacgaagctcccgttccaccacatcccaaagatgctctattgagttgagatctggtgactgtgggggccattttagtacagtgaactcattgacA is a window from the Misgurnus anguillicaudatus chromosome 21, ASM2758022v2, whole genome shotgun sequence genome containing:
- the stard5 gene encoding stAR-related lipid transfer protein 5; translated protein: MDYINTARSVEDRLLCYRKDESGWKICKKTNDVVVCWRPSCEFSGYVYKGEGIVNASPEKVWDCLKPEINGFRVKWDSNLKKFELVEQVSADVRICRTVTPSAAMGIISPRDFVDVVSIKRYEDGTVSSNATNVSHPNCPPQPGYVRGFNHPCGCFCVPVPGEPGKTQLFSFFQTDLGGLLPRSVVDSFFPSSMVEFYNNLSKALKTLK